From Streptomyces asiaticus, one genomic window encodes:
- a CDS encoding DUF6531 domain-containing protein — MSFGSDIEEKAKALLMKLGMWWPDANSGTLRHAADAWRTFADSVDDVRVATDKAATTLIHHNKGEAIDAFETFWGRYAKGKDEGWLSNLAKSARNMAKFLEKFADKVDDAIDALKAQIAIDAAALVGGLLLTPFTGGASDEVAAEIIAMASGLGIAVEEAVATLAAEIFTGAVFTSVLSVTIDAAVAQPVKIALGQQQGFSLDEVNQAAKDGMIDGGIFGAGFGVLKPGVMPKLTGVPDLLRPPKVPSLRPNLIEEGPAARPAKKCPCTGEPIDIATGAMLMEQTDLTLPGSLPLVFERTHVSSYRGGVWFGPTWASLLDERVQLDAEGVVFAAADGMRLVYPVPEPGVPTLPAKGARWPLEWDGKPDGVMTVTDPEAGVVRTFVRPAATEEAGAVYLALESLQDRNGARIDIERASGGNPLAIRHSGGYYLAIDTEGQRVTALRLLDEPPSVYTPEQGREGGTVVMRYGYDEAGNLTEVINSSGMPLRFTYDGEGRVTSWTDRNGTSFRYVYGPDGKVVRTEGSDGVFNGSLEYDDAARTTVYTDSLGHATSYRYNADGQLIEETDPLGHTTLTEWDARGDRKVAVTDPLGRTTRYAYDEDGNLTGVTLPDGARAEATYNALCLPVEVTEPGGGTWRHTYDDTGNLTATTDPTGSTTTYAYTDRGHLAEVTDALGNTTRLTPDAAGLPIAVTDPLGHTTSVRRDAFGRVVEATDPLGHITRMGWTTEGKPAWREEPDGARESWTWDGEGNLLTHTDPAGHTTHQTSTHFDVPATRTEPDGARYAFAYDTELRLTGVTNPQGLTWTYTYDPAGRLTSETDFNGRTVAYTHDAAGDLLTRTNGAGETLHFTRDALGRTTEQRDEAGTRTTYAYDAQGALTRAANPDVELTLERDALGRVLSETVNGRTTTYAYDAVGRRTERTMPSGLRSAWTYDESGRPSQLAAGTAGTLTFTYDAAGRETERHLGESVTLTQTWDGSDRLTTQTIAEGRGNEANRILQHRSYAYRPDGYLTEIRELTSGTRRFDLDPSGRVTAVHAHGWTETYAYDTAGNLTNATAPDHASPGDREFTGTVIHRAGRTTYEHDTQGRLTRRTRKLLNGQTRTWTYTWNAEDRLTDATTPDGDHWHYTYDPLGRRISKQRLAEDGTVAESLTFAWEDTRLAEQSTPEGNHTTWDYTPDTHRPLTQTDHTSLVREPGESLIEKFTGADDDTTPRFHAIITDLVGTPTELVTAAGDLAWQHRTTLWGTDFPTGASTSTVDCPLRFPGQYADPETGLHYNYFRHYDPETARYVTPDPLGLDPAPNHHGYVVNPMGWADPHGLKCVKVTSRIHDDPLLVRAAQKAGKDERVQHDLDDLVAKYREGNDNPGIGSKTLPGSNIRYLRGSNGGRVFFQETSDGIEILGKSDKKNEQQVINRLMKLYGH; from the coding sequence GTGAGCTTCGGCAGCGATATCGAGGAGAAGGCCAAGGCCCTCCTCATGAAGCTGGGCATGTGGTGGCCGGATGCCAACTCCGGCACCCTGCGGCATGCGGCCGATGCCTGGCGGACGTTCGCCGACAGTGTGGACGATGTGCGGGTGGCGACCGACAAGGCGGCCACGACGCTGATTCACCACAACAAGGGTGAGGCGATCGATGCCTTTGAGACGTTCTGGGGGCGTTATGCCAAGGGCAAGGACGAGGGGTGGCTGAGTAATCTCGCCAAGTCGGCCCGGAACATGGCGAAGTTCCTGGAGAAGTTCGCCGACAAGGTCGATGACGCCATCGACGCGCTGAAGGCGCAGATCGCGATCGACGCGGCCGCGCTGGTCGGTGGTCTCCTGCTGACCCCGTTCACCGGGGGCGCCTCGGACGAGGTGGCCGCGGAGATCATCGCGATGGCGAGCGGGCTGGGCATCGCGGTGGAGGAGGCGGTGGCGACGCTGGCCGCGGAGATCTTCACCGGTGCGGTCTTCACCAGCGTGCTGTCGGTGACGATCGACGCGGCGGTGGCCCAGCCGGTGAAGATCGCCCTGGGGCAGCAGCAGGGTTTCAGCCTGGATGAGGTCAACCAGGCGGCCAAGGACGGCATGATCGACGGGGGTATTTTCGGCGCCGGGTTCGGGGTGCTCAAGCCCGGTGTGATGCCGAAGCTCACCGGCGTCCCGGACCTGCTCAGGCCCCCGAAGGTGCCCTCGCTGCGGCCGAACCTCATCGAGGAGGGCCCGGCCGCCCGCCCGGCCAAGAAGTGCCCGTGCACGGGTGAGCCGATCGACATCGCGACGGGTGCGATGCTGATGGAGCAGACCGATCTGACGCTGCCGGGGTCGCTGCCGCTGGTCTTCGAGCGTACCCATGTGTCCTCGTACCGGGGCGGGGTGTGGTTCGGCCCGACGTGGGCCAGTCTGCTGGACGAGCGGGTCCAACTGGACGCGGAGGGCGTGGTGTTCGCCGCGGCGGACGGGATGCGGCTGGTGTATCCGGTGCCGGAGCCGGGGGTGCCGACGCTGCCCGCGAAGGGCGCGCGGTGGCCGCTGGAGTGGGACGGCAAGCCGGACGGCGTCATGACGGTCACCGATCCGGAGGCGGGTGTGGTGCGGACGTTCGTCCGTCCCGCCGCGACGGAGGAGGCGGGCGCGGTCTATCTGGCCCTGGAGAGCCTTCAGGACCGCAATGGCGCGCGCATCGACATCGAACGCGCCTCGGGCGGGAACCCGCTGGCCATACGCCACTCCGGGGGCTACTACCTGGCCATCGACACCGAGGGCCAGCGGGTCACGGCGCTCCGGCTGCTGGATGAGCCGCCGTCGGTCTACACCCCCGAGCAGGGCCGTGAGGGCGGCACGGTGGTGATGCGCTACGGCTATGACGAGGCGGGCAACCTCACCGAGGTCATCAACTCCAGCGGTATGCCCCTGCGGTTCACCTACGACGGCGAGGGGCGGGTGACGTCCTGGACGGACCGCAATGGCACGTCGTTCCGGTACGTCTACGGGCCGGACGGGAAGGTGGTGCGCACCGAGGGCAGCGACGGCGTCTTCAACGGCAGCCTGGAGTACGACGACGCGGCGCGGACGACGGTCTACACGGATTCGCTCGGCCACGCGACGTCGTACCGCTACAACGCCGATGGGCAGCTGATCGAGGAGACCGATCCGCTGGGCCACACCACGCTGACGGAATGGGACGCGCGCGGCGACCGTAAGGTCGCGGTGACGGATCCCCTGGGCCGTACCACCCGCTACGCGTACGACGAGGACGGCAACCTGACCGGCGTCACCCTGCCGGACGGGGCGCGGGCGGAGGCCACGTACAACGCGTTGTGCCTGCCGGTGGAGGTCACCGAGCCGGGCGGCGGGACATGGCGCCACACGTACGACGACACGGGGAATCTGACCGCCACCACGGACCCGACGGGGTCGACCACCACCTACGCGTACACCGACCGGGGCCACTTGGCCGAGGTGACGGACGCGCTGGGCAACACCACGCGTCTGACCCCGGATGCGGCAGGGCTGCCCATCGCCGTAACGGACCCGCTGGGGCACACCACGAGCGTCCGGCGGGACGCCTTCGGCCGGGTGGTGGAGGCGACGGATCCGCTGGGCCACATTACCCGTATGGGCTGGACGACCGAGGGCAAACCGGCGTGGCGGGAGGAGCCGGACGGCGCCCGGGAGAGCTGGACCTGGGACGGCGAGGGCAATCTCCTCACCCACACCGACCCGGCGGGCCACACCACCCACCAGACGTCCACCCACTTCGACGTACCCGCCACCCGCACGGAACCGGACGGCGCGAGGTACGCCTTCGCCTACGACACCGAACTGCGGCTGACCGGGGTCACCAACCCTCAGGGCCTGACCTGGACCTACACCTACGACCCGGCGGGCCGGCTCACCTCCGAGACCGACTTCAACGGCCGCACTGTGGCCTACACCCACGATGCGGCGGGCGACCTGCTGACCCGCACCAATGGTGCGGGCGAGACGCTGCACTTCACCCGGGACGCGCTGGGCCGCACGACGGAACAGCGCGACGAGGCGGGCACACGGACGACGTATGCCTATGACGCGCAGGGCGCCCTGACGCGAGCGGCGAATCCGGACGTCGAGCTGACCCTCGAACGGGACGCGCTGGGCCGAGTCCTGTCGGAAACGGTCAACGGCCGGACGACGACGTACGCGTATGACGCCGTGGGCCGCCGCACCGAACGCACGATGCCCTCGGGCCTGAGGAGCGCCTGGACCTACGACGAGTCGGGCCGCCCCAGCCAACTGGCGGCGGGCACGGCGGGCACCCTGACCTTCACGTACGACGCGGCGGGCCGCGAGACGGAACGCCACCTCGGCGAGTCCGTGACACTGACGCAGACCTGGGACGGGTCAGACCGCCTGACCACCCAGACGATCGCCGAGGGCCGTGGCAACGAGGCGAACCGCATCCTCCAACACCGCTCCTACGCCTACCGCCCGGACGGCTACCTCACCGAGATCCGCGAACTGACCTCGGGCACCCGCCGCTTCGACCTCGACCCGTCCGGCCGCGTGACGGCGGTCCACGCGCACGGCTGGACCGAGACGTACGCCTACGACACGGCGGGCAACCTCACGAATGCCACGGCCCCTGACCACGCGTCCCCCGGCGACCGCGAGTTCACCGGCACAGTGATCCACCGAGCGGGCCGCACGACGTACGAACACGACACCCAGGGCCGCCTGACCCGCCGCACCCGCAAACTCCTCAACGGCCAGACCCGCACCTGGACCTACACCTGGAACGCGGAAGACCGCCTGACGGACGCGACAACCCCGGACGGCGACCACTGGCACTACACCTACGACCCCCTCGGCCGCCGCATATCCAAACAACGCCTGGCCGAGGACGGCACGGTGGCGGAATCGCTGACGTTCGCATGGGAAGACACCCGCCTGGCTGAACAATCCACACCAGAGGGCAACCACACCACCTGGGACTACACCCCGGACACCCACCGCCCTCTGACCCAAACCGACCACACGTCACTGGTGCGCGAGCCCGGCGAATCCCTCATAGAGAAATTCACCGGAGCCGATGACGACACCACACCACGCTTCCACGCCATCATCACGGACCTGGTCGGCACCCCAACGGAGTTGGTCACCGCGGCCGGTGACCTGGCCTGGCAACACCGCACCACCCTCTGGGGCACAGATTTCCCCACCGGGGCAAGCACATCAACGGTCGACTGCCCCCTCCGCTTCCCCGGCCAATACGCCGACCCCGAAACGGGCCTGCACTACAACTACTTCCGCCACTACGACCCGGAAACGGCCCGCTACGTCACCCCAGACCCCCTCGGCCTGGACCCCGCTCCCAACCACCATGGATATGTGGTCAATCCGATGGGGTGGGCCGACCCGCATGGCCTCAAGTGCGTCAAGGTCACGTCGAGGATTCACGATGACCCACTCCTCGTCCGGGCCGCCCAGAAGGCAGGGAAGGACGAGAGGGTTCAGCACGACCTGGACGACCTCGTGGCCAAGTATCGAGAAGGCAACGACAATCCGGGAATCGGTAGCAAGACTCTACCGGGGTCGAATATACGGTACCTACGGGGCAGTAATGGTGGTCGTGTATTCTTCCAGGAGACGTCCGACGGAATAGAGATCCTCGGTAAGTCGGACAAGAAAAACGAGCAACAGGTCATCAATCGCCTCATGAAACTCTACGGTCACTGA
- a CDS encoding Cmx/CmrA family chloramphenicol efflux MFS transporter codes for MPVFLYVLALAVFAQGTSEFMLSGLVPGIARDLSVSVGAAASLTSAYAIGMIVGAPVMAALSARWPRRRALAGFLAAFVVVHVIGAVTTDFVVLFGTRVVAAIVNAGFLAVAMSTATALVPAEKRGRATAVLLSGVTLSCVAGVPAGALLGDWSGWRSAFWAVAALCLPALALVFRQAPADAAGRAEVSVRREAGALRSRPVRWAMVLAAVVNGATFATFAYLAVIATDIAHLPATAVPALLAAFGVGAFVGVTTAGRKADGGLGRGLLLALCVLPVGWAVLAASSAHTVPLFVVTIVQGALSFGIGSTLVARVMHVAPQAPSLGGSFATVALNAGAFLGPLIAGVATGTTGDYRDAAWVSAALAATAVATVAASRAGVARIRVEEAG; via the coding sequence TTGCCTGTCTTCCTTTATGTCCTCGCGCTCGCCGTCTTCGCGCAAGGGACGTCCGAGTTCATGCTGTCCGGTCTCGTACCGGGAATCGCCCGCGACCTCTCCGTATCGGTGGGAGCCGCGGCGAGTCTGACGTCCGCTTATGCGATCGGGATGATCGTCGGCGCCCCGGTGATGGCCGCGTTGAGCGCGCGCTGGCCGCGGCGGCGCGCGCTGGCCGGTTTTCTGGCGGCGTTCGTCGTCGTGCATGTGATCGGCGCGGTCACGACCGACTTCGTCGTGCTCTTCGGAACGCGTGTCGTCGCCGCGATCGTCAACGCCGGTTTCCTGGCGGTCGCGATGTCCACCGCGACGGCGCTGGTCCCCGCCGAGAAGCGCGGCAGGGCCACCGCCGTGCTGCTGTCCGGGGTCACGCTGTCGTGCGTCGCGGGCGTCCCCGCGGGGGCGCTGCTCGGGGACTGGTCCGGGTGGCGTTCCGCGTTCTGGGCCGTGGCCGCCCTGTGCCTGCCCGCGCTGGCGCTGGTCTTCCGTCAGGCGCCCGCCGACGCGGCCGGTCGGGCGGAGGTCTCGGTCCGGCGGGAGGCGGGTGCGTTGCGGTCGCGTCCGGTGCGGTGGGCCATGGTCCTCGCGGCCGTGGTGAACGGCGCGACCTTCGCGACCTTCGCCTACCTGGCCGTCATCGCCACGGACATCGCCCACCTTCCGGCCACCGCGGTCCCGGCCCTCCTCGCCGCGTTCGGGGTGGGCGCGTTCGTGGGGGTGACCACGGCGGGGCGTAAGGCCGACGGCGGGCTGGGGAGGGGCCTGCTCCTGGCGCTGTGCGTCCTGCCGGTGGGCTGGGCGGTGCTGGCCGCGTCCAGTGCGCATACGGTCCCGCTCTTCGTCGTGACGATCGTCCAGGGCGCCCTGTCGTTCGGCATCGGCTCAACGCTCGTCGCCCGCGTCATGCACGTCGCGCCCCAGGCCCCGTCGCTGGGCGGCTCATTCGCCACGGTCGCGCTCAACGCGGGCGCCTTCCTTGGCCCGTTGATCGCGGGCGTCGCGACCGGGACGACCGGCGACTACCGGGACGCGGCGTGGGTCAGCGCCGCCCTGGCCGCGACGGCGGTCGCCACCGTCGCGGCTTCCCGGGCAGGGGTTGCCCGCATCCGGGTCGAGGAAGCCGGCTAA